A stretch of Aureispira sp. CCB-E DNA encodes these proteins:
- a CDS encoding PHB depolymerase family esterase: protein MNYYSLFISFLCIGLSNVFGQNVSGSFVHDGLTRSYTLYIPANYTTANAHPIVFNLHGYTSNGNAQANLTKMNAIADTAGFIVAYPEGTLDNSSQPYWNAGYGTGVDDIGFIDALIDTIAASYTVDLQRVYSTGLSNGAIMSNTLACELNHRIAAIAGVAGTMSATQYAACTPANKIPVLHIHGTSDAVVPYNGNGALIGVNTLVEHWRTHNGLTTAVSSTAFPNTNLFDGSTADKRRYETGSNYPVHLIRVNNGGHSWPGSGVIVSGNTNMDFDASVEIWQFFSPYRLITSVQSVKEEPANWFQITSSNPVENELSWSTTTTEPYTITIYNILGNPLKSQVFAGDKTGTIPTMHLPSGAYLAVYKTNNKVQTLKFIKA, encoded by the coding sequence ATGAACTACTATAGTCTTTTTATCAGTTTTTTATGTATTGGCTTGTCGAATGTTTTTGGACAAAATGTATCGGGAAGTTTTGTACATGATGGTTTGACTCGGAGTTATACGCTTTATATTCCAGCCAATTATACAACGGCAAATGCGCATCCTATTGTTTTTAATTTGCACGGTTATACTTCTAATGGTAATGCGCAAGCAAATTTGACAAAAATGAATGCCATTGCAGATACAGCAGGTTTTATAGTCGCTTATCCCGAAGGAACCTTAGATAATTCTTCTCAACCATATTGGAATGCTGGTTATGGGACAGGGGTTGATGATATAGGGTTTATTGATGCTTTGATTGATACAATAGCAGCTAGTTATACGGTTGATTTGCAGCGAGTGTATTCTACAGGGCTGTCAAATGGCGCTATAATGAGCAATACATTGGCTTGTGAGCTAAATCATCGAATTGCGGCAATAGCAGGAGTCGCAGGGACAATGAGTGCAACGCAATATGCAGCCTGTACGCCTGCCAATAAAATTCCAGTTTTGCACATTCATGGAACGTCAGATGCGGTGGTGCCCTATAACGGGAATGGAGCATTAATTGGTGTAAATACTCTAGTAGAACACTGGCGAACACACAATGGTCTCACAACGGCTGTTTCGTCAACGGCTTTTCCGAATACAAATTTATTTGATGGCTCAACAGCAGATAAGAGGCGTTATGAAACAGGATCAAATTATCCTGTACACTTAATTCGAGTCAATAACGGAGGGCATAGTTGGCCAGGTTCAGGGGTAATTGTTAGTGGAAATACCAACATGGATTTTGATGCAAGTGTAGAAATCTGGCAATTTTTTAGCCCGTATCGTTTGATTACTTCGGTGCAGAGCGTGAAAGAGGAGCCTGCTAATTGGTTTCAAATAACAAGTTCAAATCCTGTTGAAAATGAATTGAGTTGGAGTACAACCACAACAGAACCGTATACAATAACAATTTACAATATTTTAGGTAACCCGTTGAAAAGCCAAGTATTTGCAGGTGATAAAACAGGAACGATTCCAACGATGCACTTACCTTCAGGAGCTTATTTAGCAGTTTACAAGACTAATAATAAGGTGCAAACCTTGAAATTTATAAAAGCATAA
- a CDS encoding amidohydrolase family protein, translating to MGLQKIAAVLFLCFWSVITIAQITFPRNGVYDEQEGHYAFTNATIYVTPEKKLEKATLLIKKGKIVGVGTNLTIPVDAVTIDLRGKFIYPSFIELSSNYGMPKPVGTKSKSSAPQMLSNKEGAYSWNEALKPEQDATALFSVDKKAAETLRKLGFGTVLTHQMDGMARGTSALVLLGEENEHDMILKGKASAHYSFSKGTSKQNYPSSRMGAVALLRQTYYDGKWYAERESNESYNISLEYWNKIQDVPQFFELGNRLDLLRADKLGDEFGVQYIFRGGGDEFLRLDAIKKTNGALVIPMHFPKAYDVSDPYDAEEVSLTQMKYWELAPTNPARLAAAEIPFAITSRLNKDKKDFWKQVRKAYQHGLSEKDLLKALTTTPAKLIRADQWIGTLEQGKLANFIITSDNVLNEKVVLYHNWVKGKPYIVKDLNAVDIRGKYQLSIDNKTFQLEVKGTEAAPELYWTNTKDTSKQHKIKHNLINNTISFAFVPEKDTTKKSLKIYRLSGKAELNKWAGQATKFDGTWISWTATRTGSVPSDSSKLPELVNLDELGEVLYPWSPYGYTKANLPKKETVLIKNVTVWTGEKKGNLEATDVLIEDGKIARIGKKLSITGAKVIDGTGKHLTAGIIDEHSHICISYGVNEGTQASSAEVRIGDVINSEDVNMYRQLAGGVTGAQLLHGSANPIGGQSAIIKFRWGSLPEAIKYKGADGFIKFALGENVKQSNWGPHARVRFPQTRMGVEQVYEDHFTRAAEYGAAIAAGKTVRKDLELDAILEIINSKRFISCHSYVQSEITMLMRIAEKHKFTLNTFTHILEGYKIADKMKAHGAGASTFSDWWAYKYEVIDAIPYNAKILDDMGIVVAINSDDAEMGRRLNQEAAKGVKYGGMSETAAWNMVTHNPAKLLHLDDKVGSIKVGKSADVVLWSHNPLSVYAKAEKTFVDGVCLFDKQKDEEKRLAIKLERNRLIQKMLNAKEKGVPTQPAIFIPKQHYHCGDADCNKFIDFNVDVNGTE from the coding sequence ATGGGATTGCAAAAAATAGCAGCCGTACTTTTCTTATGCTTTTGGTCTGTTATAACCATAGCACAAATAACTTTTCCTAGGAATGGGGTTTATGATGAGCAAGAAGGGCATTATGCCTTTACCAATGCAACTATTTACGTGACACCAGAAAAGAAACTAGAAAAGGCGACATTATTGATCAAAAAGGGAAAAATAGTTGGTGTAGGCACCAACCTAACAATTCCTGTTGATGCCGTAACAATTGATTTGAGAGGAAAGTTTATTTATCCTTCTTTTATTGAGTTATCTAGCAATTACGGTATGCCAAAACCTGTTGGGACAAAATCGAAATCTAGTGCCCCTCAAATGCTTTCTAACAAAGAAGGAGCTTATAGTTGGAACGAGGCATTGAAACCAGAACAAGATGCAACCGCTTTGTTTTCGGTTGATAAAAAAGCTGCTGAAACCCTACGCAAATTAGGCTTTGGGACAGTGTTAACTCATCAGATGGATGGCATGGCACGAGGCACTTCTGCCTTGGTCTTGTTAGGAGAAGAAAATGAACACGATATGATTCTTAAAGGAAAAGCTAGTGCTCATTATTCTTTTTCGAAAGGAACTTCTAAGCAAAATTATCCAAGTTCTAGAATGGGGGCTGTTGCCTTGTTACGACAAACATATTACGATGGAAAATGGTACGCAGAGCGAGAAAGCAACGAATCCTATAATATTTCTCTAGAATATTGGAACAAAATTCAAGATGTACCTCAGTTTTTTGAATTGGGCAATCGGTTGGATTTATTGCGTGCTGATAAATTGGGCGATGAATTTGGAGTGCAATATATTTTTAGAGGTGGTGGCGATGAGTTTTTGCGTTTGGATGCCATCAAAAAAACAAATGGAGCGCTTGTTATTCCAATGCATTTTCCAAAGGCTTATGATGTGAGTGATCCTTACGATGCAGAAGAGGTAAGTCTAACGCAAATGAAATATTGGGAATTGGCACCCACGAACCCTGCGCGATTGGCAGCGGCAGAAATCCCTTTTGCCATAACATCTAGACTGAATAAAGATAAAAAGGATTTTTGGAAACAAGTTCGCAAGGCTTATCAGCATGGTTTATCAGAAAAAGACCTATTAAAAGCTTTGACAACAACACCAGCTAAGTTAATCAGAGCAGATCAATGGATTGGCACACTGGAACAAGGCAAATTGGCAAATTTTATCATTACTTCTGATAATGTATTGAATGAGAAAGTAGTCTTATATCACAACTGGGTAAAGGGCAAGCCATATATAGTAAAAGATTTAAACGCTGTTGATATTCGAGGAAAATATCAATTATCTATTGATAATAAAACCTTTCAATTAGAAGTAAAAGGAACCGAGGCAGCTCCTGAACTGTACTGGACGAATACAAAGGATACGAGCAAACAACATAAAATTAAACACAACCTAATCAACAATACTATTTCATTTGCTTTTGTTCCAGAGAAAGATACAACAAAGAAAAGTTTAAAAATTTATCGTCTTTCTGGTAAAGCAGAATTAAATAAATGGGCAGGACAAGCGACAAAGTTTGATGGAACATGGATTTCATGGACAGCGACTCGAACAGGATCTGTGCCGTCTGATTCCTCCAAATTACCAGAACTAGTCAATTTAGATGAATTAGGAGAGGTGCTGTATCCTTGGTCTCCTTATGGATACACCAAAGCTAATTTGCCTAAAAAAGAAACAGTTCTAATTAAAAATGTTACGGTTTGGACAGGGGAGAAAAAAGGAAATTTAGAAGCAACTGATGTCTTAATAGAAGATGGAAAAATTGCCAGAATTGGTAAAAAACTATCTATAACAGGAGCAAAAGTAATTGATGGAACAGGAAAGCATTTGACAGCAGGGATTATTGATGAGCATTCACACATTTGTATTAGTTATGGTGTTAACGAAGGAACGCAAGCCAGTTCTGCCGAAGTACGTATTGGAGATGTAATTAATTCGGAAGATGTTAATATGTATCGTCAGTTAGCTGGCGGCGTAACAGGTGCCCAATTATTGCATGGTTCTGCTAATCCAATTGGTGGACAATCGGCAATTATTAAGTTCCGTTGGGGGAGTTTACCAGAGGCAATCAAATACAAAGGAGCAGATGGGTTTATCAAATTTGCTTTGGGAGAAAATGTTAAGCAATCGAATTGGGGACCTCATGCAAGAGTACGTTTCCCCCAAACTCGTATGGGAGTCGAACAAGTATATGAAGATCATTTTACTAGAGCGGCAGAATATGGAGCAGCGATTGCTGCTGGTAAAACCGTTCGCAAAGATTTGGAGCTAGATGCAATTTTAGAAATTATCAACAGCAAGCGTTTTATTTCCTGTCATTCTTATGTACAAAGTGAAATTACAATGTTGATGCGCATCGCAGAAAAGCACAAATTTACTTTAAATACGTTTACACATATCTTAGAAGGGTACAAAATTGCAGACAAAATGAAAGCACATGGAGCAGGAGCTTCTACGTTTTCGGATTGGTGGGCTTACAAATATGAGGTAATTGATGCAATCCCTTACAATGCTAAGATTTTAGATGATATGGGAATTGTGGTTGCAATTAATTCTGATGATGCAGAAATGGGACGCCGCTTGAATCAAGAAGCTGCTAAAGGCGTAAAATATGGTGGAATGTCTGAGACAGCTGCGTGGAATATGGTGACGCACAATCCTGCAAAATTATTGCATCTAGATGATAAAGTAGGTTCTATTAAGGTCGGTAAATCGGCAGATGTTGTTCTTTGGTCGCACAACCCTTTGTCTGTTTATGCTAAAGCAGAAAAGACGTTTGTAGATGGTGTTTGTCTATTCGATAAGCAGAAGGATGAAGAAAAGCGATTAGCGATAAAATTAGAACGCAACCGATTGATTCAGAAAATGTTGAATGCCAAAGAAAAAGGAGTACCAACACAACCAGCTATTTTTATTCCTAAACAGCATTATCACTGTGGAGATGCAGATTGTAATAAGTTTATAGATTTTAATGTGGATGTAAATGGAACGGAATAG
- a CDS encoding amidohydrolase family protein, translating to MKLIFSLLIIWGIATLNVVAQKNTSTSFLYTNVTIHIGNGKVIENGQIGVTNGKIDLVETMDAKPSSKYDRTIDGNGQHVYPGFIAPNTRLGLEEIQAVRSTIDYREVGNFNPNIRSIIAYNTDSKVVPTVRSNGVLLAQIVPEGGRISGQSSIVYTQGDNWEDATLAFDNCVHLRWPNRVRYTGWWAQRGRTEMNKDYNNGMTATRVYFDAAQAYAQKTSVEQKNLKFETMKALFQKKKKLIVHADDAKSMMDAINLLQPYGVDLVIQGGIEAWKIVDFLKEKNVPVILDDVQQLPRRDDSDIDQPFKTPAVLQAKGVKFAFSLNRQGSWNVRNLMFQAGQAIGHGLDQEAALSALTLNTAEILGIADRVGSLETGKDATFIVSEGDALDMRTSVITAAFMAGNAVDLGNKQKDLYNKYMEKYDLKKEE from the coding sequence ATGAAACTTATCTTTAGTCTACTTATAATATGGGGCATTGCGACACTAAATGTTGTGGCTCAAAAAAATACCTCAACATCATTTTTATATACTAATGTAACCATTCATATTGGCAATGGAAAAGTAATTGAGAATGGACAAATTGGTGTAACAAACGGAAAAATTGATTTGGTAGAAACGATGGATGCCAAGCCAAGTAGTAAATATGATCGCACAATAGATGGAAACGGGCAGCACGTTTATCCAGGGTTTATTGCTCCTAACACTCGTTTAGGCTTGGAAGAAATCCAAGCTGTTCGTTCAACGATAGATTATCGTGAAGTGGGTAATTTTAATCCTAATATTCGTTCTATTATCGCTTATAATACCGATTCTAAAGTAGTGCCAACGGTTCGTTCCAATGGGGTCTTATTGGCACAAATTGTACCAGAAGGAGGGCGTATTTCTGGGCAGTCTTCTATTGTCTACACACAGGGAGATAACTGGGAAGATGCTACCCTTGCTTTTGATAATTGCGTGCATTTGCGTTGGCCGAATCGAGTTCGTTACACAGGATGGTGGGCGCAAAGAGGACGAACAGAAATGAACAAGGATTACAACAATGGTATGACAGCTACCCGTGTTTATTTTGATGCAGCACAAGCTTATGCACAAAAAACTAGTGTGGAGCAAAAGAATTTGAAGTTTGAAACAATGAAGGCTTTGTTTCAAAAGAAGAAAAAATTAATTGTACATGCTGATGATGCGAAGTCTATGATGGATGCAATTAACCTTTTGCAACCTTATGGGGTCGATTTGGTGATTCAAGGAGGAATAGAAGCTTGGAAGATTGTTGATTTCTTAAAGGAGAAAAATGTGCCTGTTATTTTGGATGATGTACAACAATTACCTCGTAGAGATGATTCGGATATAGATCAACCTTTTAAGACACCAGCAGTATTGCAAGCAAAAGGCGTTAAATTTGCCTTTTCTCTCAATAGACAAGGGAGTTGGAATGTTCGCAATCTTATGTTTCAAGCTGGACAGGCTATTGGGCATGGTTTGGACCAAGAAGCTGCACTAAGCGCATTAACTTTGAATACAGCTGAAATCTTAGGAATTGCAGATCGTGTAGGAAGTTTAGAAACGGGAAAAGATGCTACATTTATAGTTTCAGAAGGCGATGCACTTGATATGCGTACTTCTGTTATAACAGCTGCTTTTATGGCAGGAAATGCAGTAGATTTAGGCAATAAACAAAAGGATTTGTACAATAAGTACATGGAAAAATACGATCTTAAAAAAGAAGAGTAA
- a CDS encoding MerR family transcriptional regulator, which yields MSTLHQLAIGLSVSEKTLQSWNKSFKLSPSLNAEGQLVYNSEQKELLLQIHHLIKERGFTISGAKKELKKRPLHEKKKETIQSLQNIRGFLEELKNSI from the coding sequence ATGTCAACACTACATCAATTGGCAATTGGTTTGAGTGTTAGTGAAAAAACACTCCAATCTTGGAATAAAAGCTTTAAATTAAGTCCTTCACTCAATGCAGAAGGGCAATTGGTTTATAATTCAGAACAAAAAGAATTGTTGTTGCAAATACATCATTTGATAAAAGAAAGAGGATTCACTATTTCTGGCGCTAAAAAAGAGCTAAAAAAACGCCCTCTCCACGAAAAGAAAAAAGAAACTATCCAAAGCCTGCAAAACATTCGAGGATTCTTAGAAGAACTAAAGAATTCTATATAA